The following are encoded in a window of Natrononativus amylolyticus genomic DNA:
- a CDS encoding Lrp/AsnC family transcriptional regulator, giving the protein MGEQNGGAYRLDEIDRRIIYSLMVDARNTSAPAIAEDVSVSGATIRNRIAQLEEHGVIEGYHATIDFEHADGSLMNLFLCHAPFGDVEGAARKIGTIPGVINVRELMGGRMNLHVLAVGTNTADLRRIGRELEQLGVDIEDEFLMQQEHDFPYTPYGPIDGSRREPLADYISLTGGAEIIEMTVQEHAPIAGLTLEEAAQDDVFDNQTLVISIERDDTVITPHGDTEIRPNDVVTVFSPSEAEKPAFEGFHDSDNHLN; this is encoded by the coding sequence ATGGGCGAACAGAACGGCGGGGCCTATCGTCTCGACGAAATCGATCGACGGATCATTTATTCGCTGATGGTCGACGCTCGAAACACGTCGGCTCCTGCAATCGCCGAGGACGTCAGCGTTTCCGGAGCAACAATTCGAAACCGGATCGCTCAGCTAGAAGAACACGGCGTTATCGAAGGCTATCACGCAACGATCGATTTCGAGCACGCCGACGGCTCACTGATGAATCTGTTTCTCTGTCACGCACCGTTCGGCGACGTCGAAGGAGCCGCTCGAAAGATCGGAACGATACCGGGTGTGATCAACGTTCGAGAGCTGATGGGTGGGCGGATGAATCTCCACGTTCTCGCTGTTGGGACGAACACGGCTGATCTGCGTCGAATCGGGAGAGAACTCGAACAGCTGGGCGTCGATATCGAAGACGAGTTCCTCATGCAACAGGAACACGACTTTCCGTACACGCCGTACGGACCGATCGACGGGAGCCGCCGGGAGCCGCTCGCGGACTACATTAGCCTGACCGGCGGCGCGGAGATCATCGAGATGACCGTCCAGGAGCACGCACCGATCGCGGGACTGACCCTCGAAGAGGCCGCCCAGGACGACGTGTTCGACAACCAGACACTGGTCATCTCGATCGAACGCGACGACACGGTGATCACTCCACACGGAGATACCGAAATTCGTCCGAACGACGTCGTCACCGTTTTCTCGCCGAGTGAAGCCGAGAAACCGGCGTTCGAGGGGTTTCACGACTCGGACAATCACCTGAACTGA
- a CDS encoding DUF305 domain-containing protein has translation MSKSTNRRRFMYLAGTAATVSFIGYTAADEGEHEDTNNESDDGHYDDPSEDDDHHEHEYDGEFNHADVEFMQMMIPHHEQAIEMSKLVPGRTDRQELCELGPEIIEVQEAEIEQMHEWLEEAGADAHGHEMDHHEMEGMMTPEEMQTLQCAEGHEFDCLFVEHMIHHHEGAIVMAEDVLEEGQAPRIAELAEEVIEVQEAEIAEMERWQQEWGC, from the coding sequence ATGAGTAAATCCACAAACCGACGCCGCTTCATGTATCTAGCAGGTACGGCTGCCACAGTTAGCTTTATCGGCTACACCGCGGCCGATGAGGGCGAACACGAAGACACGAATAACGAGAGTGACGATGGCCACTACGATGATCCCTCCGAGGATGATGACCATCATGAGCATGAATATGATGGCGAATTCAACCACGCAGATGTCGAGTTCATGCAGATGATGATTCCTCACCACGAGCAGGCGATCGAAATGTCGAAGCTCGTTCCCGGACGTACCGATCGCCAAGAACTCTGTGAACTTGGACCCGAGATCATCGAAGTGCAAGAAGCAGAGATCGAACAGATGCACGAGTGGCTCGAGGAGGCGGGTGCCGACGCCCACGGCCACGAGATGGACCACCACGAGATGGAGGGTATGATGACGCCCGAGGAGATGCAGACACTGCAGTGTGCGGAGGGCCACGAGTTCGATTGTCTCTTCGTCGAGCACATGATTCACCACCACGAAGGTGCAATCGTGATGGCGGAGGACGTTCTAGAGGAAGGACAGGCGCCCCGAATAGCCGAGTTAGCCGAAGAAGTAATCGAAGTCCAAGAAGCTGAGATTGCAGAAATGGAACGCTGGCAGCAGGAGTGGGGCTGCTAA
- a CDS encoding MFS transporter, with product MFPREGLIPPVILKYYLYKATKAVEFYRPIMYIYFLSQGLSFTQIVILEAVYNLTTLLGEIPTGYISDRVGRRPSLLIGTVLITVTLVGIGLANSFAELLVLYVFWSMGYNFRSGSEDAWLYDSLTDLSESERFAHVRGRGEALALAIGAVASVVGGYLAGFDLSYPFFVAAAIMGVGIVVVLSMPEPRSYRVQGSDSLQFTESIHIIRQTVENRSIRAFILYYFILFSAVLYVTSIFLQPVFEEAALEMGVPRGQVEPLLGWFYAVVSLLSAALSYNTGIIHQKIGIKGWFLTVPFAVGLGLSSLWFFPLFAIPVLLFVRAIVETSRSLAIQYINDRSGTTGRASVLSAMAMVSSVTVIPFQLGSGIISDVFTPIIALSLAGIVLIGGSTLLIAVSTPFAPPESAKGTPSK from the coding sequence ATGTTCCCGAGGGAGGGACTCATCCCGCCGGTCATCCTGAAGTATTATCTCTACAAGGCGACGAAGGCCGTCGAATTTTACCGGCCGATCATGTATATTTACTTCCTTTCTCAGGGGCTCTCATTTACACAGATCGTCATCCTCGAGGCCGTGTACAACCTCACGACGCTCTTGGGGGAGATTCCGACCGGATACATTAGTGATCGCGTTGGAAGGCGACCGTCGTTACTGATCGGAACGGTTCTGATCACGGTCACGCTCGTCGGAATCGGATTGGCGAACTCGTTCGCCGAGTTGCTTGTTCTCTACGTGTTCTGGTCGATGGGGTACAATTTCCGCTCGGGAAGCGAAGATGCGTGGTTGTATGATAGTCTCACAGATCTCTCCGAAAGCGAGCGATTCGCACACGTTCGTGGACGAGGTGAAGCGCTGGCACTCGCAATCGGTGCAGTCGCGTCCGTCGTCGGCGGGTATCTGGCCGGGTTCGATCTATCGTACCCGTTTTTCGTCGCTGCAGCGATCATGGGCGTCGGCATCGTCGTCGTTCTGAGCATGCCCGAACCGAGGAGTTACCGGGTACAGGGTAGCGATTCCTTGCAGTTCACAGAGTCAATTCACATCATTCGTCAGACCGTGGAAAATCGGAGTATCCGTGCGTTCATCCTCTACTATTTCATTCTATTCTCTGCAGTGTTGTACGTCACCTCGATCTTTCTCCAACCGGTGTTCGAAGAGGCCGCCCTCGAGATGGGCGTTCCTCGAGGGCAAGTTGAGCCACTACTTGGGTGGTTTTATGCGGTGGTCAGTCTCTTGTCTGCTGCCCTGAGTTACAACACAGGTATCATTCATCAGAAAATCGGTATCAAAGGCTGGTTCCTGACGGTGCCGTTCGCTGTCGGACTCGGGCTCAGTAGTCTCTGGTTTTTCCCGCTATTCGCGATCCCCGTGTTGCTGTTCGTCCGTGCCATCGTCGAAACGTCGCGCTCACTTGCGATACAGTACATCAACGATCGGTCGGGCACGACCGGTCGGGCTAGCGTGTTGAGCGCGATGGCGATGGTCAGCTCTGTGACGGTCATTCCGTTCCAGTTGGGGAGCGGGATCATATCAGATGTTTTCACCCCAATCATCGCACTCTCTCTTGCGGGTATCGTCTTAATCGGAGGCTCCACACTACTGATAGCGGTCAGTACGCCCTTTGCTCCGCCTGAGTCGGCTAAAGGAACGCCCTCTAAGTAG
- a CDS encoding AsnC family transcriptional regulator — protein MHNFDETDLEILRLLAKDGRRPFKEVAEMVELSAPAVSERVSKLEEQGIIRQFTIDIDRTQLRRSLPLLATVDVRPECLDLIRQQLVATPEVEYVYTTIESNLVFHANAPETNPREWILEQLDPSMIVSYEVELLADTERSFTLSGAEFALSCAECGNTVTSEGVVTRINGEIKQFCCPSCEERYETQFERLRERAENE, from the coding sequence ATGCACAATTTCGATGAAACTGATCTCGAAATTCTTCGGCTTCTGGCGAAAGACGGGCGAAGACCCTTCAAAGAAGTCGCCGAAATGGTCGAGCTTTCTGCGCCTGCAGTTTCCGAGCGTGTCAGCAAACTCGAAGAGCAGGGCATCATTCGGCAGTTTACTATCGATATCGACCGGACACAGTTGCGTCGGAGTCTTCCACTTCTTGCGACTGTTGATGTCAGACCGGAGTGTCTAGATTTGATCCGTCAGCAACTCGTCGCAACCCCTGAAGTCGAGTACGTGTATACGACGATCGAATCGAATCTCGTCTTCCACGCAAACGCTCCCGAGACGAACCCTCGAGAGTGGATCCTCGAGCAACTCGACCCGTCGATGATCGTCAGTTACGAAGTCGAACTCCTCGCAGACACCGAGCGCTCGTTCACACTCAGCGGGGCAGAGTTCGCACTCTCGTGTGCAGAGTGTGGGAACACCGTCACGAGCGAAGGGGTCGTAACGAGAATCAACGGCGAAATCAAGCAGTTCTGTTGTCCCTCCTGTGAAGAGCGGTACGAAACCCAGTTCGAGCGATTACGCGAGCGTGCGGAAAATGAGTGA
- a CDS encoding ABC transporter substrate-binding protein has translation MPHSRILASRRGMLKGFGGVSAVALAGCLGGSDGSDDEGQPSEPDRDEQEQLPSATIALDDDPTRDDWNYYGGVTPYWTNILEPLVWVSNEMELEPWLATDWEQVEETVWEFSLREGVQFHNGEEMVADHVVFSIEAILEEHAWAPGWLHIESGSTVALDDYTVEFTTTDPFPTFPGTIAHNMVAIQHPDRDHTEDNVIGTGPFMVDAIDQQQEVQTVAFEDYWDEEPVLDELVFRVIEDPNTRALSLENREIDIALSPPRSRIASIEEDDSMFLERQSRPGAGYVGINLHKSPTDDTTLRRALNHAISQETIVDTVLEGVGEPARGPISPIIYWSAHDEIETYEKDDDRAAELVDESSYDGETLSILVANDMVDGSEMAQVLEGSFSSIGVETEIQVLERAAYSEAERDGEAHLILKESGSNSGDADYIIYEGFHSDGDVNQRLYRDEGTGLHNLGGEVDELIETGFQTADEDTKADAYMEAQHHIADEAVTIPLYYSEFIAACHENIDGLELGAIPQFSRWTSLEHWE, from the coding sequence ATGCCACACAGTAGAATTTTAGCTAGTCGGCGGGGAATGTTGAAAGGCTTCGGTGGAGTGAGCGCAGTTGCGCTCGCTGGATGTCTCGGCGGATCCGACGGGTCCGACGACGAGGGTCAGCCGAGCGAACCGGATCGAGACGAACAGGAGCAGTTACCGAGTGCGACGATTGCCCTCGACGATGATCCGACGAGGGACGACTGGAACTACTACGGGGGAGTTACACCGTACTGGACGAACATCCTCGAGCCGCTCGTGTGGGTTTCAAACGAGATGGAACTCGAACCGTGGCTCGCGACCGACTGGGAACAGGTCGAGGAAACGGTCTGGGAGTTCTCGCTCAGAGAAGGCGTACAGTTCCACAACGGCGAGGAAATGGTCGCCGATCACGTCGTGTTCTCGATCGAAGCGATCCTCGAGGAACACGCGTGGGCACCGGGATGGCTCCACATCGAATCGGGCAGTACGGTCGCACTCGACGACTACACCGTCGAGTTTACCACGACTGATCCGTTCCCAACCTTCCCGGGAACGATCGCTCACAACATGGTCGCGATCCAACACCCCGACCGCGATCACACCGAGGACAACGTGATCGGGACCGGCCCGTTCATGGTCGATGCGATCGATCAGCAACAGGAAGTCCAGACGGTCGCCTTCGAGGATTACTGGGACGAGGAACCCGTTCTCGATGAACTCGTCTTCCGCGTCATCGAGGACCCGAACACGCGAGCGCTGTCGCTCGAAAACCGAGAGATCGACATCGCGCTCTCTCCACCACGGAGCCGAATCGCTTCGATCGAGGAGGACGATTCGATGTTCCTCGAGCGACAAAGTCGACCGGGTGCGGGGTACGTTGGAATCAACCTTCATAAATCCCCGACAGACGACACAACGCTGCGACGCGCCCTGAATCACGCGATTTCACAGGAGACGATCGTAGACACCGTTCTCGAGGGAGTCGGCGAGCCCGCTCGTGGACCGATTTCCCCGATCATCTACTGGTCGGCACACGACGAAATCGAGACCTACGAGAAGGACGATGATCGAGCGGCTGAACTCGTCGACGAATCGAGCTACGACGGCGAGACGCTCAGCATTCTCGTGGCGAACGATATGGTCGATGGCAGCGAGATGGCGCAAGTGCTCGAGGGCTCGTTCAGCAGTATCGGCGTCGAAACGGAGATCCAGGTGCTCGAGCGCGCCGCCTACTCGGAAGCAGAGCGCGACGGGGAAGCCCACCTGATACTGAAAGAGAGCGGGTCGAACAGCGGAGACGCCGATTACATCATCTACGAGGGGTTCCACTCGGACGGTGACGTCAATCAACGCCTTTACCGCGACGAAGGAACCGGCCTGCACAACCTGGGCGGAGAGGTCGACGAGTTGATCGAGACCGGCTTCCAGACGGCGGACGAGGATACGAAAGCGGACGCCTACATGGAAGCACAACACCACATCGCGGACGAAGCGGTCACGATTCCGCTGTACTACAGCGAGTTCATCGCCGCGTGTCACGAGAACATCGACGGACTGGAGCTAGGCGCAATTCCGCAGTTCTCGCGCTGGACGTCACTCGAGCACTGGGAATAA
- the nikB gene encoding nickel ABC transporter permease, whose translation MWKFVLRRAGTSGFVLAGVSIITFLLMFFTPGDPAETILRQQMGGQTPSTEAIEQFRDAQGLDDPIPLQYLDWIGGVLQGDLGNSYYSDTAVSQLIIDNLWPTLELAVAGMVVALLIAVPTGVISAVHKGGSLDYGSQLAALLGLSMPNFWLGYLLMLVFAIQLSLLPTSGYGSFDQLILPAITLGTGMAAIITRLLRSSMLEVLDEEYIQTARSKGLRERVVVYKHTLRNALIPVITIVGLQFGYLLNGAVIVEIVFQRPGLGRLLIDSIFARDYPIVQGLVLVIAVFFVVTNFLVDVTYRYVDPRISFEGGDR comes from the coding sequence ATGTGGAAATTCGTTCTTCGTCGCGCGGGCACATCCGGGTTCGTCCTGGCTGGTGTTTCGATCATCACGTTCTTACTGATGTTCTTTACGCCTGGCGATCCTGCTGAAACGATCCTGCGACAACAGATGGGCGGCCAAACACCGTCTACGGAGGCGATCGAGCAGTTTCGAGATGCCCAGGGGTTAGACGACCCGATCCCGTTACAGTACCTCGACTGGATCGGTGGGGTTCTTCAGGGGGATCTCGGGAACTCCTACTACAGTGACACGGCCGTCTCCCAGCTCATCATCGACAACCTCTGGCCGACACTCGAGTTGGCCGTCGCTGGCATGGTCGTCGCGTTGCTCATTGCGGTGCCGACCGGTGTCATTAGCGCCGTCCACAAGGGTGGCTCGCTCGACTACGGGAGCCAGCTCGCCGCACTTCTCGGTCTCTCGATGCCGAACTTCTGGCTCGGCTACCTCCTCATGCTGGTTTTCGCGATTCAACTGAGTCTCCTACCGACGTCCGGGTACGGGAGTTTCGACCAGTTGATTCTGCCGGCGATCACGCTCGGAACGGGAATGGCTGCGATCATCACGCGGTTACTCCGATCATCAATGCTCGAAGTCCTCGACGAAGAATACATTCAAACCGCCCGGTCCAAGGGCCTCCGTGAACGCGTCGTCGTGTACAAACACACCCTTCGGAACGCGCTGATTCCGGTTATCACGATCGTTGGATTGCAGTTCGGCTACCTGCTGAACGGCGCGGTTATCGTCGAGATCGTCTTCCAGCGTCCCGGCCTCGGTCGCTTACTCATCGATTCGATCTTCGCACGCGATTATCCCATCGTGCAGGGCCTCGTGTTGGTTATCGCGGTCTTCTTCGTCGTGACGAACTTTCTCGTCGACGTCACCTACCGATACGTCGACCCCCGGATCTCCTTCGAAGGTGGTGACCGATGA
- the nikC gene encoding nickel transporter permease codes for MSGESTRGETSPVEPTRRERIHSLYHSRKARQFRSNTLNVVGMVIVVTIVFSAVFAPFLTPHDPTEQNLENRLESPSLEHPMGTDQLGRDILTRLLYGARISLQIGVAVVGISLAIGTAVGVTAGYAGGYVDEALMRLVDILLAFPGLLLALVIAGILGPSLTNIMIALAVVGWTRYARVIRGSVLSIKQQEFVKASQLMGVSRLRIVGRHIIPNVIGPVVVLATIDMAGVILGTAGLSFLGLGAQPPTPEWGTMISEGRNYLQDAWWVVNFPGLAIMLAVLGFNLLGDGLRDVLDPRDTDTTQNKGL; via the coding sequence ATGAGCGGCGAATCCACGCGCGGGGAGACGTCGCCGGTCGAGCCGACGCGCCGTGAGCGGATCCACTCGCTCTATCACTCGCGGAAAGCGCGCCAGTTCCGTTCGAACACGTTGAACGTCGTCGGAATGGTGATCGTCGTTACGATCGTCTTCAGCGCCGTCTTCGCACCGTTTCTCACGCCCCACGATCCGACCGAGCAGAACCTCGAGAACCGCCTCGAGTCCCCCTCGCTCGAGCATCCGATGGGAACCGACCAGCTCGGACGTGACATCCTCACGAGGCTCCTCTACGGGGCACGAATTTCCCTCCAGATCGGCGTCGCGGTCGTCGGCATCTCGCTTGCGATCGGTACCGCAGTCGGCGTGACAGCCGGCTACGCGGGAGGGTACGTCGACGAGGCGCTCATGCGTCTCGTCGATATCTTGCTCGCGTTCCCCGGTCTGTTACTCGCACTCGTCATCGCGGGTATTCTCGGGCCCAGCCTGACGAACATCATGATCGCGCTTGCGGTGGTGGGGTGGACGAGATACGCACGCGTGATACGCGGTAGCGTATTATCGATTAAACAACAGGAGTTCGTCAAGGCGAGTCAGCTGATGGGCGTGAGCCGACTCAGGATCGTCGGCCGACACATCATCCCGAACGTCATCGGTCCTGTCGTCGTCCTCGCAACGATCGACATGGCAGGCGTCATCCTGGGGACGGCAGGGCTATCGTTCCTCGGTCTCGGCGCACAGCCGCCGACCCCCGAGTGGGGAACGATGATCTCCGAAGGTCGGAACTACCTTCAGGACGCCTGGTGGGTCGTGAACTTCCCCGGGCTGGCGATTATGCTCGCCGTGCTCGGGTTCAACCTGCTTGGAGACGGGCTTCGAGACGTACTCGACCCACGTGACACCGACACCACCCAGAACAAGGGACTCTGA
- a CDS encoding ABC transporter ATP-binding protein, with the protein MTDPLLSVENLHTQFETYDGTVHAVNGVSFDIQPGEIVGIVGESGSGKSVTALSTMRLEAPGTITDGSIHFRGADLTAASEREIRRVRGRGLSMVFQDPMTTLNPVFTVSDQIVESLKIHDDPDTQTLRDYMRIPLMHDRSDWAAKRERVIELMGEVGIPNPQERLDAYPHEFSGGMRQRAMLAIALASEPDLLIADEPTTALDVTIQAQILRIIADLRDERDMSVLMITHDLGVVAGICDRVIVMYGGEIMETGTTAQILEDPKHPYTQALLECMPQRTGRKEPLETIDGQVPDQLGGIDGCPFASRCDHAQPHCRSESMPVVHCGENHRAKCCELHRVNEGIDSEVYPEGR; encoded by the coding sequence ATGACAGACCCACTACTTTCCGTCGAAAACCTGCACACGCAGTTCGAGACGTACGATGGAACCGTCCACGCAGTCAACGGCGTGTCCTTCGACATTCAACCGGGAGAAATCGTCGGCATCGTCGGTGAGAGCGGCAGCGGAAAGTCCGTAACTGCGCTCTCGACGATGCGCCTCGAGGCCCCGGGAACCATTACTGACGGCTCGATTCACTTCCGAGGGGCCGACCTTACGGCTGCAAGCGAACGAGAGATTCGCCGCGTTCGCGGTCGCGGCCTCTCGATGGTCTTTCAGGACCCGATGACGACTCTCAACCCTGTCTTCACGGTGAGCGACCAGATCGTCGAGTCGTTGAAGATTCACGATGATCCCGACACACAAACACTCCGGGATTATATGCGAATCCCACTCATGCACGATCGTTCCGACTGGGCAGCAAAGCGCGAGCGCGTCATCGAACTGATGGGGGAAGTCGGCATTCCGAACCCCCAGGAGCGACTCGACGCGTATCCTCACGAATTCTCCGGGGGGATGCGACAGCGAGCGATGCTCGCGATCGCGCTTGCGAGCGAACCGGATCTGTTGATCGCCGACGAGCCGACGACGGCTCTGGACGTGACGATCCAGGCCCAGATCCTCCGCATCATTGCGGATCTCAGAGACGAACGTGACATGTCGGTGCTGATGATCACACACGACCTCGGCGTCGTCGCCGGCATCTGCGATCGAGTCATCGTCATGTACGGCGGTGAAATTATGGAGACGGGAACGACAGCGCAAATCCTCGAGGATCCAAAACACCCCTACACGCAAGCGCTCCTCGAGTGTATGCCACAGCGAACCGGTCGTAAGGAGCCACTGGAAACGATCGACGGCCAGGTTCCCGATCAACTCGGTGGCATAGATGGGTGTCCGTTCGCCTCGCGTTGTGACCATGCCCAACCCCACTGTCGAAGCGAGTCGATGCCGGTCGTCCACTGCGGTGAGAACCACCGGGCGAAATGCTGTGAACTGCACCGAGTCAACGAGGGCATCGACAGCGAAGTCTACCCGGAGGGACGATAA
- a CDS encoding ABC transporter ATP-binding protein produces MSTQSSSRRAERTETTPVIELDAVSKEFPLEDSLFDKLLGTQTSVTAVSDVSLTVYEGETIGIVGESGSGKSTLANLVTGLHTPTAGTVTFDGEQVGGALSRSAEQLTDVGVIFQNAKSSIDPRMTIQAAIAEPLKAHGWSKRERTDRVEELLELVNLSERYATRYAHELSGGQAQRVAIARAIATEPRVLVLDEPVSALDVSVKGSIINLLMRLQRELGLTYVLISHDLSVVKHIADRIAVMYLGELMEVAPADQLFASPSHPYTEALLAAIPDVDPTTSIQDAFILEGDVPSPVDPPDGCVFHTRCPIAEERCQRDVPDRVEIDDATSACHFAEDVYHDRR; encoded by the coding sequence ATGAGCACTCAGTCATCGTCTCGGCGGGCGGAACGGACGGAGACCACCCCCGTGATCGAACTCGACGCCGTCTCGAAGGAGTTCCCCCTCGAGGATTCGCTCTTCGACAAACTGCTCGGAACACAGACGTCGGTAACGGCGGTGTCAGACGTCTCACTGACCGTCTACGAGGGCGAAACGATCGGGATCGTCGGCGAGAGCGGCAGCGGCAAGTCGACGCTCGCGAACCTCGTGACGGGCTTGCACACACCAACAGCTGGAACGGTCACCTTCGACGGAGAGCAAGTCGGCGGCGCACTCTCTCGGTCAGCAGAGCAACTCACAGACGTCGGTGTTATCTTTCAGAACGCAAAGTCGAGCATCGATCCGCGAATGACCATCCAGGCCGCAATCGCCGAACCGCTCAAAGCTCACGGCTGGTCCAAACGCGAGCGGACAGACCGTGTCGAGGAGTTACTCGAGCTCGTAAACCTCTCTGAGCGCTACGCGACTCGCTACGCACACGAACTCTCCGGTGGACAGGCTCAACGGGTCGCAATCGCCCGCGCGATCGCGACGGAGCCACGGGTACTGGTCCTCGACGAACCGGTGTCGGCGCTCGACGTTTCGGTCAAAGGGAGCATCATCAACCTCTTGATGCGCCTGCAACGTGAACTCGGCCTCACCTACGTCCTCATCAGCCACGACCTGAGCGTCGTCAAACACATCGCAGATCGCATTGCCGTTATGTACCTCGGAGAGTTGATGGAGGTCGCACCTGCCGACCAGTTGTTCGCCTCCCCGTCACACCCCTACACCGAGGCGCTACTCGCTGCAATTCCGGACGTCGATCCAACGACGTCGATTCAAGACGCGTTTATCCTCGAGGGTGACGTGCCGAGTCCGGTCGATCCCCCGGACGGTTGCGTCTTTCATACGCGGTGTCCGATCGCAGAGGAGCGGTGTCAGCGTGACGTTCCCGACCGAGTCGAAATCGACGACGCAACGTCAGCGTGCCACTTCGCTGAAGACGTATACCATGACCGACGATAA
- a CDS encoding heavy-metal-associated domain-containing protein codes for MARTITVEGMSCSGCEETVESVLGEVDGVTSVSADSDANTVTVDEDADVDAVVSAIENAGYSASA; via the coding sequence ATGGCACGTACCATTACCGTCGAGGGCATGAGTTGCAGCGGCTGTGAGGAAACCGTCGAATCGGTACTCGGGGAGGTAGACGGCGTCACGTCGGTCTCCGCCGACAGCGATGCGAACACGGTGACGGTGGATGAGGACGCCGACGTCGACGCTGTGGTGAGCGCGATCGAGAACGCGGGATACAGCGCCTCAGCGTAA
- a CDS encoding MFS transporter, giving the protein MAVSGAVFKYYLYKATEAVEFYRPIMYLYLLSQGLSFTQIVIIEALYNLTTVLGEVPTGYVGDRIGRRNSLLVGSALITATLVGIAFASTFVAFALLFICWSLGYNFRSGTEDAWVYETLTDVSASDEFTRVRGRGQSIALTAGVGASLVGGYLGGLDLTYPFLAAALFTGLGLLVILTLDEPTTYEESDSSEMGIREAWGVVTQAVGQRRLRSFIVYYFVLFSAITYLVFIFLQPVFESVVTDFDLSLSVPLPVPSSDGYSTITISTDNVETLLGAYYAAINLVSAALSYRISVIEKRIGLRRWFIVIPLLVGGLLAAMAFVPPLALVALFVGWACVEPTRVLAGQYVNDRIETLGRATVLSAMAMVSALTVIPFQLGSGVISDAMSPLLALSAAGVILVVGSIAILLWESPIERSSLGPNPEPGE; this is encoded by the coding sequence ATGGCGGTCTCCGGAGCGGTTTTCAAATATTATCTGTATAAAGCGACGGAGGCGGTCGAGTTCTATCGACCGATCATGTACCTCTATTTGCTCTCCCAGGGCCTCTCGTTTACGCAGATCGTCATCATCGAGGCGCTCTACAACCTGACGACAGTTCTCGGGGAAGTACCGACGGGGTACGTCGGCGACCGGATCGGCCGACGAAACAGTCTTCTCGTCGGCTCTGCGCTCATCACGGCGACGTTAGTTGGGATCGCGTTCGCGTCTACGTTCGTCGCGTTTGCGCTCCTCTTTATCTGCTGGTCGCTCGGCTACAATTTCCGCTCGGGCACCGAGGATGCGTGGGTGTACGAAACGCTCACCGACGTCTCTGCGAGTGACGAGTTCACCCGCGTTCGCGGCCGTGGACAGTCGATCGCCTTGACCGCCGGTGTCGGTGCGTCGCTCGTCGGCGGCTATCTCGGCGGTCTCGACCTCACGTACCCGTTTCTCGCGGCTGCGTTGTTCACCGGGCTAGGACTGCTCGTGATACTGACACTGGACGAACCGACGACGTACGAGGAAAGCGACTCGAGCGAGATGGGGATCCGAGAAGCGTGGGGTGTCGTCACACAGGCCGTCGGCCAGCGTCGTCTGCGATCGTTCATCGTCTACTATTTCGTGCTGTTCTCGGCGATCACCTATCTCGTGTTCATCTTCCTCCAACCGGTATTCGAATCGGTCGTAACTGACTTCGACCTGAGTTTGAGCGTCCCCCTTCCGGTCCCCAGCAGTGACGGGTACTCGACGATCACGATCTCGACCGACAACGTCGAAACGCTTCTGGGCGCGTACTATGCAGCGATCAACCTCGTGTCGGCGGCGCTCAGCTACCGTATCAGCGTCATCGAAAAGCGGATCGGACTGCGCCGGTGGTTTATCGTCATCCCGCTTCTGGTCGGCGGATTATTGGCCGCGATGGCGTTCGTGCCACCGCTAGCACTCGTCGCGTTGTTCGTCGGCTGGGCGTGCGTCGAGCCGACGCGGGTACTCGCAGGACAGTACGTAAACGACCGCATCGAAACGCTCGGTCGTGCAACCGTGTTGAGCGCGATGGCGATGGTGAGCGCGCTCACGGTCATCCCGTTCCAGCTCGGAAGCGGCGTGATCTCGGATGCGATGTCACCGCTGCTCGCGCTCTCGGCGGCGGGCGTGATACTGGTCGTCGGCTCGATTGCGATCCTGCTCTGGGAGTCGCCGATCGAACGATCATCGCTGGGCCCGAATCCGGAGCCAGGCGAGTAA